One Natrinema longum genomic window carries:
- the pabB gene encoding aminodeoxychorismate synthase, component I — MSDPRVVTTLDSFRAAARDSVAGAERGQSARTHCRIPVEIRVTVDDPFRAYRRARDGEGGAFLETTGGQPGWGYFGVDPVDRLTVGPDAVARPDDGRSPTLAALEGLLASDRLRRGDCDVPYPCGAIGWVAYDVARELETLPDSAVDDRGLPRLELAVYDRLAAWEEPTDGAVTLRLTACPRVGVDPTARTESDLEAAYERGRERALELARAVRDGDPEIGEPPVSGTEATFESDCGRAAFADRVRRVKESVREGDTFQANVSQRLVAPAVVHPVAAYDALRRVNPAPYSCLLEFRAADLVSASPELLLERDDDFVRTEPIAGTRPRGETAEADAALEEALLTDEKERAEHAMLVDLERNDLGKVCEFGSVAVDEYRRIDRYSEVMHLVSNVTGRLRPSASLADAIAATFPGGTITGAPKPRTMAIIDELEATRRGPYTGSVGIFGFDGRATLNIVIRTLVRHADEYHLRVGAGIVHDSEPDREYDETLDKARALITAVDDALGERADLGLEAERGGERRE, encoded by the coding sequence ATGAGCGATCCGCGCGTCGTCACGACGCTGGATTCGTTTCGCGCCGCCGCTCGCGACAGTGTCGCGGGCGCGGAGCGTGGCCAGTCGGCGCGCACCCACTGTCGCATCCCCGTCGAGATTCGCGTGACCGTCGACGATCCGTTTCGCGCCTATCGTCGGGCACGCGACGGCGAGGGGGGTGCCTTCCTCGAGACGACCGGCGGCCAGCCCGGCTGGGGCTACTTCGGCGTCGATCCCGTCGATCGGCTCACCGTCGGCCCCGATGCGGTCGCCCGACCCGACGACGGTCGGTCGCCGACGCTCGCCGCACTCGAAGGGCTACTCGCGAGCGACCGGCTCCGCCGTGGCGACTGCGACGTTCCCTATCCCTGCGGAGCTATCGGCTGGGTAGCCTACGACGTCGCCCGCGAACTCGAGACGCTGCCCGACTCGGCCGTCGACGACCGCGGACTGCCCCGCCTCGAACTCGCGGTCTACGATCGACTCGCCGCCTGGGAGGAACCGACCGACGGCGCGGTGACGCTGCGGCTCACGGCCTGTCCGCGGGTCGGCGTCGACCCCACGGCGCGGACGGAAAGCGACCTCGAGGCGGCCTACGAACGGGGCCGCGAGCGGGCGCTCGAACTCGCCCGCGCCGTTCGCGACGGCGATCCCGAGATCGGCGAGCCGCCCGTCTCGGGGACGGAAGCGACCTTCGAGAGCGACTGTGGCCGCGCGGCCTTCGCCGACCGCGTCCGTCGGGTCAAGGAGTCCGTCCGCGAGGGGGACACCTTTCAGGCGAACGTCTCACAGCGGTTGGTCGCGCCCGCCGTGGTCCACCCCGTCGCCGCCTACGACGCCCTGCGGCGGGTCAATCCAGCCCCCTACTCCTGTCTCCTCGAGTTCCGCGCGGCCGACCTGGTGAGCGCGAGCCCGGAACTCCTCCTCGAACGCGACGACGACTTCGTCCGGACCGAGCCCATCGCCGGGACGCGACCCCGCGGTGAGACGGCCGAGGCGGACGCCGCCCTCGAGGAGGCCCTGCTCACCGACGAGAAAGAGCGGGCGGAGCACGCGATGCTGGTCGACCTCGAGCGCAACGACCTCGGGAAGGTCTGCGAATTCGGCTCCGTCGCCGTCGACGAGTACCGGCGGATCGACCGCTACTCCGAGGTGATGCACCTCGTCTCGAACGTGACGGGTCGACTCCGCCCGTCGGCGTCGCTCGCTGACGCGATCGCAGCCACTTTCCCCGGCGGGACGATCACCGGCGCGCCGAAACCGCGGACGATGGCGATCATCGACGAACTCGAGGCGACCCGGCGCGGTCCCTACACGGGCAGCGTCGGCATCTTCGGCTTCGACGGCCGGGCCACCCTCAATATCGTCATCCGGACGCTGGTCCGCCACGCCGACGAGTACCACCTGCGGGTCGGTGCGGGGATCGTCCACGACTCCGAACCGGACCGCGAGTACGACGAGACTCTCGACAAGGCCCGCGCGCTCATCACGGCGGTCGACGACGCGCTCGGCGAGCGGGCCGACCTGGGACTCGAGGCGGAACGCGGAGGTGAACGGCGTGAGTAA
- a CDS encoding anthranilate synthase component II, with amino-acid sequence MNGVSNEHGDRASASDRSERLLVIDNYDSFAYNLVQYVGEVADEVVVRRNDEIDLAGVRDLEPTGIVVSPGPGTPQEAGISIPLFAETEFPILGVCLGHQALCAATGAPVIHAPEVVHGKPSTITHDGTGIFDGLPETLQVGRYHSLSVERAGLPATLAETARTADERGVLMAVRHREKPHLGVQFHPESILTRGHVDAADGDGISLSVGKRMIANFCRFAARVDA; translated from the coding sequence GTGAACGGCGTGAGTAACGAGCACGGCGACCGGGCGTCGGCGAGCGACCGCAGCGAACGGCTGCTCGTGATCGACAACTACGATTCGTTCGCGTACAACCTCGTCCAGTACGTCGGCGAGGTCGCAGACGAGGTGGTCGTCCGGCGAAACGACGAGATCGATCTCGCGGGCGTTCGCGACCTCGAGCCGACCGGCATCGTCGTCTCGCCGGGACCCGGAACCCCACAGGAAGCGGGCATCTCGATTCCCCTGTTCGCGGAGACGGAGTTCCCGATTCTTGGCGTCTGCCTCGGCCACCAGGCCCTGTGTGCGGCCACCGGCGCGCCGGTGATCCACGCCCCCGAGGTCGTCCACGGGAAGCCGTCGACGATCACCCACGACGGGACGGGGATCTTCGACGGACTGCCGGAGACGCTTCAGGTCGGCCGCTACCACTCGTTGTCGGTCGAGCGCGCTGGCCTGCCCGCGACGCTCGCGGAGACCGCCCGGACGGCAGACGAGCGCGGCGTCCTGATGGCGGTCCGCCACCGCGAGAAACCGCATCTCGGGGTGCAGTTCCATCCCGAAAGCATCCTCACGCGCGGGCACGTGGACGCCGCGGACGGCGACGGCATCTCGCTGTCGGTCGGTAAGCGAATGATCGCGAACTTCTGTCGGTTCGCCGCTCGAGTCGACGCGTGA
- a CDS encoding HalOD1 output domain-containing protein, translating into MHPALATALTCIAAREDRAVTGLPPLSETVDAEALTAVLESSAPVTVRFEYEGYRVVLGPGPDEVAVIDRER; encoded by the coding sequence ATGCACCCAGCACTCGCCACGGCACTCACGTGTATCGCGGCCCGTGAGGACCGTGCCGTGACGGGCCTGCCACCCCTGTCCGAGACGGTCGACGCCGAGGCACTCACCGCGGTCCTCGAGTCGAGCGCACCCGTCACTGTCCGCTTCGAGTACGAGGGCTACCGTGTCGTGCTCGGTCCCGGACCCGACGAGGTAGCGGTGATCGATCGGGAGCGGTGA
- a CDS encoding aminotransferase class IV: MTDDSIYHVDGDLVPASEATVSVDDRGFRYGDAAFETMRAYGGTIFAWGDHLERLERTCEALSLAHGLDASDLRTRIDETLAANDLADASIRLSITRGVQPGKLTPQPEVDPTVVVYANPLPRGGLEGESVWDGPATVETVETRRVPDEALPAAAKTHNYLNGTLARAELEGDADEALMCDREGRLAEGATSNLWFVRDGEVHTPTTDGPVLPGITRRIVLELALEAGVPVREGRYEPADVLAADEAFLTNRTWELRPIATIDGHEIGGGPITARLSRLYDERVEHACYR; encoded by the coding sequence ATGACCGACGACTCCATCTACCACGTCGACGGCGATCTCGTCCCTGCCAGTGAGGCGACCGTCAGCGTCGACGATCGCGGCTTCCGGTACGGCGACGCGGCCTTCGAAACGATGCGCGCCTACGGTGGCACGATCTTCGCCTGGGGCGACCACCTCGAGCGCCTCGAGCGGACCTGCGAGGCTCTCTCACTCGCACACGGGCTCGACGCGAGCGACCTCCGGACGCGGATCGACGAGACGCTGGCGGCGAACGACCTCGCGGACGCCTCCATCCGCCTCTCGATCACGCGCGGCGTCCAGCCGGGCAAATTGACGCCCCAGCCCGAGGTCGACCCGACGGTCGTCGTCTACGCGAACCCGCTCCCGCGGGGCGGCCTCGAGGGCGAGTCCGTCTGGGACGGCCCGGCGACGGTCGAGACGGTCGAAACCCGACGCGTCCCCGACGAAGCGCTTCCGGCCGCGGCGAAGACCCACAACTACCTGAACGGCACCCTCGCACGTGCGGAACTCGAGGGTGACGCCGACGAGGCACTCATGTGCGACCGCGAGGGCCGACTCGCGGAGGGCGCGACGAGCAACCTGTGGTTCGTCCGCGACGGCGAGGTGCACACGCCGACGACCGACGGGCCGGTGCTGCCGGGGATCACGCGGCGGATCGTCCTCGAGCTCGCTCTCGAGGCCGGCGTTCCGGTTCGGGAGGGTCGATACGAGCCGGCCGACGTTCTCGCGGCCGACGAGGCGTTTCTCACCAACCGTACGTGGGAACTGCGACCGATCGCGACGATCGACGGCCACGAGATCGGCGGCGGCCCGATCACGGCCCGGCTGTCCCGACTGTACGACGAGCGCGTCGAACACGCGTGTTATCGGTAG